One genomic window of Aulosira sp. FACHB-615 includes the following:
- a CDS encoding type II toxin-antitoxin system RelE/ParE family toxin: MDYVLVFRPEVRDELDEAYSWYENQQAGLGDEFLECVDDLLNRICQMPESYAVVYNDIRRAILQRFPYAIYYRIVSSRIIVIAIFHGRRNPTIWQKRN, translated from the coding sequence ATGGATTACGTTTTAGTATTTCGTCCAGAAGTTCGTGATGAACTCGATGAGGCGTATAGTTGGTATGAAAATCAGCAAGCTGGACTTGGCGATGAGTTTTTGGAATGTGTAGACGATCTTCTAAATAGAATTTGCCAAATGCCAGAATCTTATGCTGTTGTCTATAACGATATAAGAAGAGCTATTTTACAGCGTTTTCCTTATGCTATTTACTATCGAATTGTCTCTAGTCGAATTATTGTAATAGCAATTTTTCATGGGCGAAGAAATCCCACAATTTGGCAAAAGAGAAATTAG
- a CDS encoding addiction module protein produces the protein MDFTATLNEIKTLTIEERIRLVQAIWDSIAAEQSSPDITEAQKQELERRINDYEANPDNVMTWDEIKASIKRQ, from the coding sequence ATGGATTTTACAGCCACTTTAAATGAGATTAAGACCCTCACTATTGAAGAACGCATTCGTCTTGTGCAAGCTATTTGGGACAGCATTGCAGCAGAACAGAGTTCCCCTGATATTACAGAAGCGCAAAAACAAGAACTTGAGCGCCGGATTAACGATTACGAAGCTAATCCAGATAATGTTATGACATGGGATGAAATTAAAGCTTCAATTAAAAGACAATAA
- a CDS encoding Hsp20/alpha crystallin family protein produces the protein MTLVRWNPWQEINTLQRQINRLFEEEMLPSTLLDRTLAKVPAAELQETEEAIHLKLELPGIEAKDLDVQVTEKAVYVSGERKSETKTEGKGITKSEFHYGKFQRLIPLPTRIQNTNVTADYKDGILNLTLPKAEDEKKKVVKLNLESIG, from the coding sequence ATGACACTCGTACGTTGGAATCCTTGGCAAGAAATCAACACTCTCCAAAGACAAATCAACCGTTTATTTGAAGAAGAAATGCTACCATCTACTTTACTTGATAGAACCTTGGCAAAAGTTCCGGCTGCGGAATTACAAGAAACTGAAGAAGCAATTCATCTCAAACTAGAATTGCCAGGAATTGAAGCCAAAGACTTAGATGTGCAAGTGACTGAAAAAGCTGTCTATGTTAGCGGTGAACGTAAATCTGAAACCAAAACAGAAGGCAAAGGCATTACCAAGAGTGAATTTCACTATGGTAAATTCCAACGCTTGATTCCTTTACCAACTCGCATTCAAAATACCAATGTGACTGCTGATTATAAAGATGGTATTTTGAATTTGACATTGCCTAAAGCTGAAGACGAGAAGAAAAAAGTCGTCAAGCTAAATCTAGAATCTATTGGCTAA
- a CDS encoding multidrug efflux SMR transporter — translation MINSWIYLITAILFEVAGTTSMKLSEGFTRTIPSVLIFVCYGICFSFLTLALKKIEVSVAYSVWSGLGTTVIATIGVIWFRESMSLVKFLSIALIIIGVIGVNSTK, via the coding sequence ATGATAAATAGTTGGATTTATCTCATTACAGCAATATTATTTGAAGTCGCTGGGACAACTTCTATGAAATTGTCTGAGGGATTTACAAGAACTATTCCCTCAGTATTAATTTTTGTTTGTTATGGAATATGTTTTAGCTTTTTAACTTTAGCTCTCAAAAAAATTGAAGTCAGCGTTGCTTATTCTGTTTGGTCTGGTTTAGGAACAACTGTCATCGCTACGATTGGTGTAATTTGGTTTCGAGAATCGATGTCTCTGGTGAAATTTTTATCAATAGCTTTAATTATTATTGGTGTGATTGGTGTAAATTCTACTAAATAA